The region atatatatatacatacatacatacatacatcaattgatgaatttaggtaagagtagaaagtcttacgatacgaaacgaaggtagtacataacatttacattaaaaaaaataaaagcatgGCGGCCCCTCTCTTTCTTTGTCTCATGCACCAGATTGAACTATGTGTAACGTAGAGGTGGACGACAGCTGTGGGAGCCCGACAATGGCACTAGCAACATGGTGCCTCAGAGAGATGAATGTGAGAGATGGGAAAGAGGAGGCATTGGCGGGATACTGACAGGGCTTTGCAACAGGTGATGGGTAGGAGGAATGGAGGATGGTGTGTTATGccggggagagaagagaggaagaagagagacagGAGAATGCGTGGCTCGCTGATAGGTGGACCCTATAGATTTCTTTTAGACTCAACAGAGTTGGATTAACACTGTCATATAGGACGAAACCAGAATAAAAACCACACATGGAGCCGATATAAGTCGTTTTTAACAAGTGAGCATGGTATTATATAGCTTTTGTGGTTGAGGGACGTGAATCCAACTCATGCCATAGTACGTTGAAGACGCAAACTAAAATTGTCTAAGACTATCATAATGATTATCTAACTTGTCTAAGGTTTACGAACAAAATGTAACCATAGACACTGACGAATTTACTGCACTTTAGTTTGCCATATACATAAATCCTATATATTAAAGAGGAAATCTTGTAAGAAGTCTGGCACAAATCAAACATAGAtctaatttaatcaaatttagcTAACTTAAGTTAAGCTAATCAACAAAAGAACCAACAAATGTACCTCATAgatttactaaattttggttcGAAGAGTGATATGGATATGCTATGGCCTGTGGGCGATGCCATAAGACACTATAAGAGTAtcccaacagcttatctaaatttgattctccatatctttatttggatgatcatctaaaatagttttatctttcatatctttgtgtactctagcagatcatccatatataaccTCCTCTGTATCTCTTCGAAGGACGGAGAGAATATCCAAATGTGAAGTTTCTCTTTTCTAATATGaatgacatccaaaaaataaatgatgaaatatatGCTCTGCTAGAGCTTAATTTTTATCCttcatttctttgttttaagACTGAGGATTGAGTTACGGCCAGGAAGGAATAAGTTTACTTTGGGTCCCTCAAGTTGTCACGAAGTATCAAAATCGTCACTTGACcgtaataccagaaatgttggCCCTCAAAGTTACGAAAACCGTTCAAATCAGGTCCCTTGACAGTATTCAAGAGTGGTTGTGCTGACGTGGCATCCCAGTCAGCAAAAGAAGCCTTACAAAGTTTGTGGAGCCTACTGGTCAGTGAaactgattaaaaaaactctccatctctctctcttctctccttttccgGTAGCAGGAGGAGCTCGGCCGGCTCGGCAACCGCGGTCGCCCCCCACCCGCGCCGTCGTTCGCCATCCGCCTATCCCCAGCCTGTCGATCACTGCTGGCCACTCCGCCCACTCCTTGCCGCGCCGTTGCCCGCGCCGCCTACTCGCTGCCCACGCCGTCGCACGCCATCTACGTCCACACCACCGCCCTGCGCGTCCTGGCTTGGCGACCGCCGCTGCTGGTCCCTAGCCCATCATCCGTCGTCACCCCCACCTGCGCCGTCGTTTGCCATCCGCCCGTCCCTagcccgccggtcgccgctcgccacgcCGGCCACCCCCTGCCCGCACCATCGCCCGCGTGCCTACCCGCTGGCCACGCCGTCACATGCCATCTGCATCCACGCCACCACCTTGCGCATCCCGGCTTGGCGACCGCCGTCGTTGGTCCCTAGCCTGTCAGCCGTCGTCGCCCAACCCCGCCCGTGCCACCGTCCGTCATCCGCGTGAAGATCGGCGGCCACCCCAGCTCACCATCTGCGGCGGGAGACGAGGGACCGTCGTTCGTCCCTAgcccgtcggtcgtcgccgcccgaccCCGCCCATGACGTCGTTCGCCATCCGCGCGAAGATCGTCGGCCACCCTAGCTCACCATCCCCGACGGGAGACGGGGGACAcggcggtgcggcggtggGCGACAGCAGGCGGATCCCTAGCCCGTTGTTGACACCAAAATTTCGTCAACACCCATTGGCCGTCACCGCCCgacctcgcccgcgccgccgtccgccatcCGCCATACGTGCGAAGCTCCCTAGCCCGTTGGCTGTCACCGCTCGACCCctcctgcgccgccgtctgccaTCCGTGCGAAGCTCACCGGCCGTTGCCGCCACCCCAGCTCATCGGCCGCCGCTAGAGCGGAGAGAAAGGGGAACCGAGACAGCAGCTCGTCGGCCACCCTcgttgacatgtgggccccactttttttttttaattttcttcctGCTGACTAGGATTCCACGTCAGCGAAACCATCCATGCTTACTGCCCTAGGACCTAATCTGCACGGTTTTGTATAGTTTAGGGGTGAAGATTTCTAGTATTATGGCTCAGGGACGTCTCGGAGACTGAATGTAATGTCGAGAGACGTCAGGTGAACTTATTCCGGCGAGGAATGCTGTAAGACGCAATTCTCAAGGCCGGCCCAGTAGCCGACGGCccatcctccctccctcccttcgAGAAGAGAGACAGGAGAATGCATGGCTCCCTACTCAGAAGCCACCACTTCACACGCTCTCGTCTCCTTCGCATCTCCGATCTCCGCcgtgccccgccgccgccgccatggacgaCGTCATCGGCCAGGTAAACCCCCtacccgcggcggcgcccgcccGTTGTTTCTCTCCCTCCGCGATCTTCGCTCCCCCCCCCCTGACGCGGCGGTTGGTGCTGCCGCAGATCCTGGAGAAGCAGGTGCTGTCGGCCGCCAAGGCGGTGGAGGACAAGCTCGACGAGGAGATCGCCGCCCTCGACCGCCTCGACCCGGACGACATCGAGGCCCTGCGGGAGCGCCGGATCATGCAGATGCGCCGCGCCTCGGAGCGGAGGGCCAAGTGGCGCGCCCTGGGCCACGGCGAGTACGGGGACATCCCCGAGAAGGAGTTCTTCTCGGCCGCCAAGGCCAGCGAGCGCTTCGTCTGCCACTTCTACCGCGAGAACTGGCCGTGCAAGGTGCGCTTCCTTCTTCCCTCGTTTCCCCTGCTCCCCCTTACATCTTTTTTGGGGCTAACCTTTGTTTGTATCTCGTATTGCATTCTAGGAATAGACAAGAAATTGTGCCTTAGCTGTTTGTTTAGGTGTGGATCTCTTGGTAAGTTGCGTTTGCTTGCCATGCTCCGACTGGATCACATAGTGATGCTTTTTGTGTACCAAGATCGGGCCTTCAAGTGGGTTAAAAACATTTCCAACTGAACGCGCAATTTACATGATAGCTCCATCCATGCTTCATTACCATGgtctttaactttttttttctgtcaaatTGCTCGCAATCCAACTTAGCACTTAGTTATTCTGGTTCTGCCTTTATAAATAGAACGAAACATTCCACTAACATTGAGGCCTTGTTCAGTTTGCAAAActtttagatatgaattttagatacaATGAACTATGGATGTTTAACCAACAGTGCATGTTCAatttagtaatatatatatattttaaaaaacctaTGCACTCTCCACCCATCCTCAGCTCCCTTTTGTAGCTGTCTCTTCTCACTCAGTTTTCTAGTTCATGGTTTGTGCTGTTTCTTACCCTCATCCGATGCTAGCCCTTAAATGCATCAGCTTGCTACAGGCTCTTCACTTGCTCATTCTGCCAAAATGACTCCAATGTTGTTTACCCGTATTTCCTAAGTCAATATTCCTGCTGTGTTGTGCAATGAACTTGATGATGTGATCTCATTGGGGAAGATGGCACGAGAGACCTCATAGCGTTGGGCAAATTTGATTAGGTGGTATAAAGATATGCAATGCCTATGTACCTGTTGAGCTAGAGAGGAGCAGCAGGTTGGCTCAATGGAATACAGACTGTGGTTTCAATCACCATATTTAGTCCTGAAGTACATGAAGTCATCGTATATGTTAAAATCTGAATGATGTCATTGCTTATGTCAACCCACAAATGAGGTTATTGTCAATGTTGATGTTTGTATTTAGGCCTTTCATCTTCCTTGTACAATTAAAGGAAGTAAAACTGATTATTCTTGAACACCTTGGCATTTGCAGTGGGTGAGTTAGCTGACCAGTTGATACATTCCATTGTATGGACTTGCACCTTTTAGATAATCTGAATCACATAGGAATGATAACTATTGAAGCCTCAATTCCCAGATGATGAGAAGTAACCACAGTCTTCATAAGATTAATTTATTCCCTGAACCTCTATGTTAGCTGCACTAATTTATTCCCTGAACCCTCATAATTGGGAGTAGCTTATAGCTCAAATCAATTCATATTGGCAAGTCCCTTCATGACATACAATCCTTGACTGTTCACCTTTAGTTCTGTATGGATATACTTTAGAGCTGCTAGTTTACAACTTAATATAGGTTGTACCATTCAACTTTACAACTCTTCTCTTTTTGAAGAAATTGGACACAAAATTAAGTCATCTTATGTCTTAGTGACAAGAAAGATAGTGATTGGGCAAGCAATAACCTCATTTGTGCGCCGACATAAGCAATGCCACTATCTAGATGTTGACACATACAACgacatcatttatttcatGTTTAAGTGTTGTCATCCTCCTCTCTCTAGCCCAAAAGGTGCATGGCCACCTCATATCATTATCAAGGAGTCTTAGGGGAGCTTATGACATGGAGTGAGATGACCTTGGTACATACATGCTGTTGCCAGACCAGTAATTGGTGGTGCCAACATTATAAACATCTTAATAAATTTGCTCCTTCTTGGTTAAGAGTGCTTTATGTTAGGATGTGTTGAAAGCCAGTTCAATTCCAGGACTTGAAAGCATTGGTGAGTGATGACAGATGagttgattaaaaaatatctcccCCTAAGAAAATCTATAATATTGCACACTACTAAACTGTAGATGATTAAATACAATACTTTATCCTCATGTCTTCTGTCTCCACCATTGTAATTGCTGTGCAACCTGCTGCATTctacaatatttttcattcatattcaAAAGGCACTCTGATGTTTTCCTATCCGCTTAAAATGTATATGTTGAGCCACCTAGCACAGGCTTGCAATCTGCAGCGTTGAAAAGCATTGATCTTGTAAAAAGGAGAACCAATACTACACTTTGACCTACATTACTTGTGTTTGAAGTGCTCATCTATTTGTCCCTTTGGCTTACATCATTGTTGTGTGCACTATTCATACTTGATTTTGGTGGCAATATGAAAAATCCTCCATGACATCGCCAGATCATTAACCGGTTTCTCTAGAGGCATTGCCCATTGCGATCTTTACTTGACAGCGTTTGAGGGGCCTAATTCCTGAACCATCCTGTGTTTGGCATGCTACAAATCCTATCTGTTTGCCATTTGAACATGCATTGGAAACTAAATTAGGGTAAGCTTTAAGGTTTCACACACCTCTATGTACTGTAATTCAAGCAAAAAGGCTAGTCACTCTCCAGTTTGGCAATTAATTACATCCCCATGCTGCATTTTGCGCAATATACAAGTACCAACAAATGTCAGCTGCATCCTAAAGAATAGGGACAGGAGTTATGAAGAAGAGATTAAGTTGAAGTGAGGCTCACAATGTTATAATCAGCTGCAATTTATTAGTAGGAACTGCTGAATTGCTGTTGTAGATTACAAAGAAGGGTTCATGCTCTGAATCATCCATTCATTCTCAATTGTCTTATGAGTCTGCCAAatgaaatatattatgaaaatgcaaaatcaacataactgaaactaaaaaatacaaaaaatgttgatgaattaattaatactaataTTTTCATGTACATGGCACAAACACGCAAGGTGCCAATCTCAGCTAAATCTGCATGTAAAGCATTGTACTACTATACAGAAAATGCCATAATCTGAATCAATGTACTGTAGGAAATTTACTTGTCTGCTCCTTTCCATAAAAAGGGAacagtaaaattttatttcaacatAAACTGTTAGGTGGTGGCGTCCAAGGAAATGCTGTTCAGAGTGTTACTGTTTGGGATTTGGGAGGGGATAGAAGTACCAGATCTCTGGTTGTGAGGGGGTACTTTCAGATCACTGGCTGCCAGATTAGGGTTAGTGAAGGGGTTTCAGGCCAGTGGCCAGAAGTGGTTCAATAGAGTGCCAGCCAGCGATGCTGCTACATGCATGTGGTAGAACTTCGAAGGTGCTGgaatcgccggtgagcatctcaTTGGCTTATTGGATCAGGTGGAAGTCCAGCAGCCTGGTTCCACGCGCCATCGCACCTGATGGTATTAGTAGAGTGGATTTGTTTGGAAATGGATTTACTCACGTGCCCTtaagaataattttatgaGGTATAACTTTGCCCCTTGGAGATTATAGACATAATATCTCTGATATTTTGATTAGGAATTAAGAACAATGCATGATCTACAGATATCTCATTGCTCCTTTTCAAACAGTATTCAACCTTTTAAATTGAGTTGCAGAGATTATTGTCCTGCAGAAAACACAAGCGAATCTCATTGTGACACCATTCCACTTTCCTTTCCCTTTGCCATCTGTTTCTTCAGTTTACTATTCATTGGATGACTACCTCCCTGTCGTGCTGCTATTTCACCGGTGGTTTGGTACTGACACTGATGGTGGGTGGGTCTCCACCTTTAGCTACATACGTGTTCCCCCTTTTGGTTGATCAAGTTAATTGATGTTGCTTTAATGACTTCAATCCTTCTCTCCTCCAGATCAGTTTACAGGCTTATGGAGAAGGTGGGTTACCCACttaattagcttataagcGGGTTGGCGGGccggcccacttacacccctatGAGTGATGATATGTATTATTGAATGTTAATGAATATATGTAAATCTTTCGGTTCCACTTATGTATGCTTGTTTTCTCCAAGTACTTTTGAACGCCATAGATTAGATACTTCTATTGACTCAAGTCTATTTGGCTTGTCACATAGATTTTACCGGACAATTAAGATTTTGAATATCTATTCCTCGCATCTTTGTTGAGTTTTGTTAGGTGCCTTAGGTATTTTTAGCTGATTGAGATGAAGCTAAACTAACCAGGTTTATACTGATTGAGATGGAACTAAGCTAACCAGGTTTATACTGATTGAGATGAAGCTAAGCTAACCAggtttattaaaaagaaatgtggtggctatttatttaatatccCAGTCCAAATAACATAGTGCtgagacatatatataggttGCCTTGTGCCAACATGAATTGTGCCTGTCTTGAGTAGTCGGATTCTGACCGTATGTTGTGGAATTGTTAAGTGCATTATTCTATTTTTGTCTTTACATTGGTGCTTCTCTTATGAATGTTTTGAGTAGctagttcaaaaaaaaaaaaagtcaagatAGGATATAGGCAACATGAATAGGAAAAGCCATGTCAACAGACTGAAAACATGCTGTGACTGGACAAACAAACTCTTAGGTAATTGCCTGAGAATTTTATGCTTCTGAAGTATAGCAATGTGAGTGGGTGACAGACTAATGAGTAAGATTCAGCTATGGTTTTCCAGTAGCAATTGGTTGAAAGGGTTCAACAACTTCATTGTACAGTTGAGGTGAGTTTGTTTTCCAAGAGTACATAAAGTCCAATAGGGTGATCTATGTTTGTAAGGCTTTCACTTGATCTAAAGGCTTCATTGTTTTTGCGACCTACTGGTGCTGTCTTGTCCATTGCACTAGTGGCAATATCTTCCATTTGATAACATGAGGGAAGGTATGACTGTCTTCAGCCATGACTTCTGGGTATACCTCTTAACATTTCCCATGATGTGTTATGGCTGACATTCAGGAAACAAGTATTCTGACATTTCTGTTCTTATCCCTTCAGATTTTTGGTCATAGAGCTGCAGTTCTTTACCATTTCCCATTGTCTCATGACATGCTTCCGTTTGATTGCATATAGAGTTTATGGTTGCACCTCCAATGATGTGCAGTGATTCATCAGCATGATTTCTAACTATGACACCAGCAATTCTTTGATCTGTTGTCTATGTGAATTTCAATTAGATTTTGATTTGATGAATTACTGCATGACAGATTTTCCACAGGACAATTGCGCTTTTGACCCTGTTTTGAAGCCTAACTAACACAAGCTAACAATTTGGCCCTACATTTCCAATTTTTTCTCATGTAACCCTCCTTTTCAAAAACGAAACCACACCGTTAGGAATGGgtttagaaaagaaatagaaaatataattagggaagagaaaacaattaaatatcCCTAGAATGTTTGCTTTGTGTCCCAGAATGAAATGGAAGGCGTACAGTGAGCAACTCACTATGCAGAAGTGCCAGAGGCTTGCGGCATGGGCTCTTGCGGGCACCGGGCACAAAGGAAGAGACACGGTGCTCACCATTACGAGAGGCAGAGGCTGGTTCATGGAGGGAGGATGACTTGCTGTGGCGAGTGAAAATGGAGGCACAGATGCTTGCCGGCATTGGCCGGGGGGAGAGGCGGAGGCCTGGGCGCATACATGGACAGGCACTAGGCTTGGTTGGAAACACTGGTGCTCGCCAGCGGTGGCCACGGGGGTAGATGTAGGCATGGATGTAGGCATGGACGTTTGCCGGCGCCAGCCGTGGGGAGGAAGGCAGAGCCTGATGCACAACGTCGGGTGTGGAGGGAAGCGCTGGAGGGAACTCGCCGGTACCAACCTTAGGAGGTAGAGGCCGTAGGACCAGAGAGAACTAGCCGGCACCAGTTGTAGGATGCATGTGGAGGGAGGATGTTGCATGGCATAGAAAGTGGCTGAGCTCGCTATCAAGTAGTGGTGAGGATGAATTTGTTGAATGGCAAAATTGCCGTTCCCTCCCTAAATTAACACCGTTGGTTGCCTTTACAGAATAGGGTTAGATCCAATGTTTGTTTTTGAGAAGAAGGGCCAAATAAGCATACTTGGTAAAGAAGGGCCAAAATGGTAGCTAGGCTTCGAAACAGGGTCAAATGTGCAATTGCCCCATTTTCCACATGTATGAATGCATTCCATTCAATCCATATGACAATAGTTTATTCTGTCGTGCAATATATTGAACTTCTGTTGTGTAATTTGggagattttttattacatatgAATCTTGGTTCACTAATTATcccatttataattttgaagcTATTGTTCATGTACTCTGTCTGTTCTCCTAATGCTCCCATAATTCAGtgcatttaactatttttaaatatggtaTGAAGGAATAACACTTATTACACAGTAACCATGTTGCTAGCTAACTTTACtccatttaactatttgttgtGTTGGTTATTGGCACTGTTAGATTGATGCCTTTAACCCCTGGAATCCTGGATATTTGAAAAGACCCTAGTTTCATCGACAATGTGGTTGTCTAGTGAGATAATGAGTGGGCATGTTGTCTATGACTTATTATTGAATCTTAACTACTCAGATATATTCTTACTTCTCTTTTGTTCTGCAGGTTATGGACAAGCACCTCTCTATTCTTGCAAAACAGCATGTTGAAACACGTTTTGTGAAAGTTCATGCTGAAAAGGCTCCCTTTTTGACAGAGAAACTAAGGATTGTTATTCTCCCAACTCTTGCATTAGTAAAGAACGCCAAAGTTGATGATTATGTGGTAAGGCAGCTCGTCGCAACCTATTATCAGCTGCATGTGAACAATGCAATAGAGTACTGAGTTAATTCCTTTTGGTCCTCCCAGGTTGGATTTGATGAGCTCGGTGGTAAAGATGATTTCAGCACTGAGGATCTGGAGGAACGTCTTGCAAAAGCTCAAGTGATCTTCCTTGATGGAGAAGGGCCTGCAAATGCGTCCAAGCACGCGACCAAACGGAGTGTTCGGCAATCAGATACTGGCAACTCATCGGACTCTGAATAGTTCTGTTATCGTTTCTCACTTCAATGTTTATTGGCTGTTATGGCAAACTATTATGTTGTCCGTCATAGTAATAGGAAAAGTTAATCTAGTGTTGAACATCTGAGCTTGGAGGGTAAAAGAGTTATCCAGATGTTTGCTCTGAGTTGtatattattatcattttttatgatagatgacatgtttgtttgattgagtgaaaactgaaaactaatccatgcccccccccccttgccaagataaaatagatgaattttatCGACAATATGCAGAAAGAATGACATTTCTGTTGTGATAATAGTGCTCGATGCCACATGATGATGAGTCTCAATCTGAGGGTCATCTATTCTAACCATGTACCGTATTCAGATTGTCCCATTGCCCGTGTGTCGTGTCTGTACAAAATGGCTGTAGCCTGCAGCTGCTATATGTATTGTCCATCAATAAATAGATTCTGTGCTTTTGCGTGGTGGCAACTTTTCAGCTGCTCACTCATTTTTACCCCATGTGCAGATCATCATCATTCATGGTGACATAATTGTTGGGCAAAAGGAGAACGGTAAAAGGTGATGCTTTGCAGTCTGTGTGCAGATTGTGCCTGCTAGTACTACTACCACCCTGACGGCAACTTGAATGCTGAGAAATTTAGGGCAAGATTGAATTGCTTCTTCACACTGGTCGGTTGGTCCGGCCACATGAATGCACTGGGATGCATTTGCAGTTAAAGTAGACAATTTGGTTCAGTTTGATGGAGAATGCTGTGTACTGACTTTGTTGTCCATGATTTGCCCAGATCTTTTCATACCGGCTGGATGATTTGAGTGCTTTCACTGCTTTAACTATTGTTTCCTATTATCTTGCACCCTCGTCTTTTTTCTACTTattcttataaaccaaaatttgaaattttaatcttaatttagggttgattttttggtctttttaagtttattttttaatattggcTTACAGATCGCtaataatatgtttataaaatttttattcataaattattctttaatctcatattttcgcttttgattattcttataagccaaacttggggttttttcatcgaagtttatttttaatctcggcttttagattgctaagaatatatatataaaagtttgatttataaattattttttatttctaaatatgtcattttcttaaaaaaaaaccaaacaatcacccccttgtACTTTATCAATTGTTTTGGTCACTAAATTTCTGTAGCTTATGGAAAATAGTTCTAGGTTACTTGATAATCTGATATTAATTTGCTTGCATTTGCATGGGCATCTTagcatatactccctccgttctaaaataaaccaatttttcacttattttttttgcgattgatatttttgtttttattagatgataaatcatgaatagtactttacgtgtgactaatttttttctaatttcctgaaatttttttaaataagacggatggtcaaacgttggacacggaagccggagaattagttttttttttggcacagagggagtatatgttatgagaatttgaacaaaatttgtACCTTTGGATATTAATAGCATGGGTCGAGTCGTACAACACCTTGTATCCATCGTTAACGGCTACGATATTAACCCAAACAATGTTATTGCACGTACAGCTAGGTGCAGATCATTAACTCAATTCAAGAATAAAACGGTCCCCTGGATGCTGACATGCTTGTTTACCATCATAGCTCTGGCAAATATGATTGCCAGGATCCAGCAACTAATATGGTTTGCATCACTCACCACTGatatgtactacctccgtctaataataacattatttttcgatttctatgCCCAATgctttgaccatttatcttatttgaaaaatttgtacaaaaacttaaaaaaattagtcacgtataaagtactattcatattttatcatctagtaacaataaaaatattaatcgcaaaaaaattttaaataaaatgaagagtcaaaatattgtatctgaAAACTGGAAAATGACattgttttgggacggaggtagtttTGTTACCATGTGAACCATTTATTTCTCTAAGCTATCATTTCCTCATGTTTGTAAACCAAAGAAATCGTGAACAATAATACAGTTTTTTTCCCGATCTCAGTATATTTGTGGTTGCTATTTTACGACCCATTCTTCTGCCGTTTTTAATTTTGGACTTGACAATAACAGTCTTCTCCCTTTGGGATAGGCAATCCTGTTGTCATGACACTGACAGATTAACATAATGCATACTTTTAGTCTAAAGAAAACCATAATGTCACTCATGTTGTTTCTCAAGTGACAGATTGACCTGGTCTACAATAGGGACAGAATTTACAATAGTTTGGAGACCAATAATTCAGTGATGCAAGAGGACAGGACAGCACTTTTGTCATATTAATCAACTCAGGCCGGCTAATTAAACAAGGCCTGGAGTGTCTTACTTAGGGCACCTAATACCTGATGATGTAACTACAAAAGGCTGGAATTTCAAAAGGAGGATTGCTGACTGAGGCCTTCAGATGACCACAAGTAGGAGAGGACAGAAAGGAATTGAACTAGGAGCTAAGTAGTTGGAAAGCATCATTGGAAAAGAATAGTTATAGTATGCTTGGAAGGAAAGAAGG is a window of Oryza brachyantha chromosome 8, ObraRS2, whole genome shotgun sequence DNA encoding:
- the LOC102717641 gene encoding thioredoxin domain-containing protein 9 homolog isoform X2 — protein: MDDVIGQILEKQVLSAAKAVEDKLDEEIAALDRLDPDDIEALRERRIMQMRRASERRAKWRALGHGEYGDIPEKEFFSAAKASERFVCHFYRENWPCKVMDKHLSILAKQHVETRFVKVHAEKAPFLTEKLRIVILPTLALVKNAKVDDYVVGFDELGGKDDFSTEDLEERLAKAQVIFLDGEGPANASKHATKRSVRQSDTGNSSDSE
- the LOC102717641 gene encoding thioredoxin domain-containing protein 9 homolog isoform X1, producing MDDVIGQILEKQVLSAAKAVEDKLDEEIAALDRLDPDDIEALRERRIMQMRRASERRAKWRALGHGEYGDIPEKEFFSAAKASERFVCHFYRENWPCKVMDKHLSILAKQHVETRFVKVHAEKAPFLTEKLRIVILPTLALVKNAKVDDYVVGFDELGGKDDFSTEDLEERLAKAQVIFLDGEGPANASKHATKRSVRQSDTGNSSDSE